A region from the Malus domestica chromosome 07, GDT2T_hap1 genome encodes:
- the LOC103439920 gene encoding protein yippee-like At4g27745 codes for MADLVGPRLYSCCNCRNHVSLHDDIISKAFQGKHGRAFLFSHAMNVVVGAKEDRRLLTGLHTVADIHCGDCREVLGWKYVRAYEALQKYKEGKFIFEKSKIVKEDW; via the exons ATGGCGGATTTGGTAGGGCCTAGATTGTACAGCTGTTGTAATTGCAGAAATCATGTCTCACTTCATGATGATATAATTTCCAAGGCCTTTCAG GGAAAACATGGCCGAGCATTTCTGTTCTCCCACGCAATGAATGTTGTTGTTGGGGCAAAAGAAGACAGACGTCTCTTAACCGGTCTGCATACTGTTGCTGATATCCACTGTGGTGATTGCCGTGAGGTGTTGGGTTGGAAGTACGTACGAGCTTATGAGGCATTGCAAAAGTACAAAGAAGGGAAGTTCATATTTGAGAAGTCCAAAATTGTGAAGGAAGATTGGTAG
- the LOC103439919 gene encoding protein yippee-like At4g27740, with product MAESGGGPFFSCRSCHNPLALRDDLISKKFLAKSGPAYMFSHAMNVIVGQKEDRKLITGVFSVADIYCSNCGQVLGWKYIRAYEQTQMYKQGKFIIERAKISKQYQ from the exons ATGGCGGAATCCGGCGGCGGTCCCTTCTTCAGCTGCAGAAGTTGCCATAATCCTCTTGCTCTTCGTGACGACCTCATCTCCAAGAAATTTCTG GCAAAATCAGGGCCGGCATACATGTTCTCTCATGCAATGAACGTCATTGTGGGACAAAAGGAGGACAGGAAGCTCATAACTGGTGTTTTCTCAGTTGCTGACATCTATTGCAGCAACTGCGGCCAGGTCTTAGGTTGGAAGTACATTCGAGCTTATGAGCAGACTCAGATGTACAAGCAAGGGAAATTTATAATCGAGAGAGCAAAGATTTCTAAGCAGTACCAATAA